The Glycine max cultivar Williams 82 chromosome 12, Glycine_max_v4.0, whole genome shotgun sequence genome window below encodes:
- the LOC100799920 gene encoding uncharacterized protein isoform X4, whose product MQEPSWIKLYQKPLTNIGKSKGFNKELMLRPSFPTLSYESEKLDVNTISEVIVIVNNIWKVGDLVDWFADGCYWSGSVTKILGNDKVQIDLLPPPMGEGLSYDALSKDLRPSLDWCPEEGWTVPVPMPMGGECRQPCARIMNPANSDGTVKVGQHMARTVSSPLSLNLKDCPERSTARRKQCNNARNDMEIDESGSKVESVCFSSNVSNPHIMDASIENSEKATINGGYNEYPTKKRSDRSLCLNSMSSNTVEAAIIDLEELVNRIKWLRDVLNLRVPPLSYTKQPSWEFSQHHAPCK is encoded by the exons ATGCAAG AGCCAAGTTGGATCAAGTTGTATCAAAAGCCTCTAACTAATATTGGCAAGTCAAAGGGCTTCAACAAGGAATTGATGCTGCGACCTTCATTTCCTACTCTTTCTTATGAAAGTGAAAAGCTTGATGTGAATACCATATCAGAAGTGATTGTTATTGTTAATAACATATGGAAGGTTGGGGACTTGGTAGATTGGTTTGCAGATGGTTGCTATTGGTCTGGAAGTGTGACCAAAATATTGGGAAATGATAAAGTTCAG ATTGATTTGCTACCTCCTCCAATGGGTGAAGGGTTATCTTATGATGCATTAAGCAAGGATCTGCGCCCATCTTTGGACTGGTGTCCAGAAGAAGGTTGGACTGTGCCTGTTCCTATGCCTATG GGTGGTGAATGCAGGCAACCTTGTGCTCGTATAATGAATCCAGCAAATTCAG ATGGAACAGTAAAGGTTGGCCAGCATATGGCAAGGACAgtttcttctcctttgtctttaaATTTGAAAGACTGTCCAGAAAGATCCACTGCGAGGAGAAAGCAATGCAACAATGCTAGAAATGATATGGAGATTGATGAGTCTGGTAGTAAAGTTGAAAGTGTTTGTTTCTCAAGTAACGTTTCAAATCCGCACATAATGGATGCATCAATTGAGAATTCGGAAAAGGCTACCATCAATGGTGGATATAATGAGTATCCCACAAAGAAGAGGAGCGACAGAAGCCTTTGTCTGAATTCCATGTCTTCCAATACGGTAGAAGCTGCAATCATAGACTTGGAGGAACTTGTGAATAGGATTAAATGGTTAAGGGATGTGTTGAATTTGAGGGTGCCGCCTTTATCGTATACTAAACAGCCTTCTTGGGAGTTTTCACAACATCATGCACCATGCAAATAA
- the LOC100820550 gene encoding putative L18p/L5e ribosomal protein, with the protein MGWSSATACASLSSSTPLPRLPPSRTGTPIPGSLSFSWLSSFPTLTLSASRSRSSGINPPNPSRSDDSFIRAAWTRRSRGEAAKKPNRKSWKQRTDMYMRPFLLNVFFSKRFIHAKVVHRGTSKVICVATTNAKDLRNSLPSLIDHNACRVVGNLIAQRSMEADVYAVAYEPRKDERIEGRLGIVLDTIKENGIIFA; encoded by the exons atgggtTGGTCTTCCGCAACAGCATGTGCGTCGCTCTCCTCTTCGACTCCGCTGCCTCGACTTCCACCGTCTCGCACTGGCACTCCCATTCCTGGTTCGCTTTCATTTTCATGGCTTTCTTCATTTCCCACTTTAACTTTAAGTGCTTCTCGTTCTCGCTCCTCCGGAATAAACCCTCCCAATCCCTCACGTTCCGAT GATTCCTTCATTCGAGCTGCCTGGACCCGAAGATCTCGAGGTGAAGCTGCAAAGAAACCTAACAGGAAATCGTGGAAGCAGAGGACAGACATGTACATGAGACCATTCTTATTAAATGTTTTCTTCTCCAAAAGATTTATTCATGCAAAAGTGGTACACCGAGGAACCAGCAAAGTGATATGTGTTGCTACCACAAACGCCAAGGATCTTCGAAACTCCCTTCCATCCTTGATAGATCATAACGCTTGTAGAGTTGTTGGAAACCTTATTGCTCAACGATCAATGGAAGCTGATGTATATGCAGTAGCCTATGAACCTAGAAAGGATGAAAGGATTGAAGGCAGACTAGGGATCGTTCTTGATACTATTAAGGAAAACGGGATTATTTTTGCTTGA
- the LOC100807910 gene encoding immune-associated nucleotide-binding protein 9-like isoform X1, which yields MGGSSIGDDWELTSSSNEGRTVVLVGRTGNGKSATGNTILGRKVFKSRASSSAVSTSCELQTTELNDGQIVNVIDTPGLFDLSVGSEFVGKEIVKCIDLAKDGIHAVIVVFSVRTRFTEEEETALRSLQTLFGSKIVDYMIVVFTGGDELEENAETLEDYLGRECPEPLKEILVLCDNRCVLFDNKTKDEGKRFGQVQQLLSFVNTVLSRNGGRPYTDELFTQLKKGAMELHNQQREVDSLKGYSKGEILKFKKQMQQTYDDQLKRITEMVESKLREATMRLEQQLAEEQAARLKAEENAMLAQMRSDDEIRKLREHLEKAHEELRKRGEGRCAIL from the exons ATGGGTGGAAGTTCTATTGGTGATGACTGGGAGCTCACTTCCTCATCTAACGAGGGTCGGACAGTGGTCTTAGTTGGACGAACTGGCAATGGCAAGAGTGCAACAGGTAATACCATTCTTGGAAGGAAGGTCTTCAAGTCAAGGGCTAGCTCCTCTGCTGTATCCACCTCATGTGAATTGCAGACAACAGAATTAAACGACGGACAAATTGTTAATGTTATTGACACCCCAG GATTATTTGATTTGTCTGTCGGATCTGAGTTTGTTGGTAAGGAAATTGTCAAATGCATTGATTTGGCCAAGGATGGGATCCATGCTGTCATTGTAGTGTTCTCGGTTAGAACACGCTTTACTGAGGAAGAAGAAACTGCTCTTCGGAGCTTGCAGACATTATTTGGAAGCAAAATTGTTGATTACATGATTGTGGTCTTCACTGGAGGAGATGAATTGGAAGAAAATGCTGAGACACTTGAGGATTATTTAGGCCGTGAATGTCCAGAGCCTTTAAAG GAAATTCTTGTTTTGTGTGACAATCGTTGCGTACTTTTTGATAACAAGACTAAGGATGAAGGGAAGCGCTTTGGACAAGTTCAACAACTTCTCTCTTTTGTAAACACAGTTCTATCACGTAATGGTGGACGACCTTATACAGATGAGTTATTTACACAACTGAAG AAGGGAGCAATGGAGCTGCATAACCAACAAAGAGAGGTTGATTCTTTAAAAGGATATTCAAAAGGAGAGATATTGAAGTTTAAAAAGCAAATGCAGCAAACATATGATGACCAATTAAAGCGAATTACTGAGATG GTTGAATCAAAGTTGAGGGAGGCAACTATGAGGCTTGAGCAACAATTGGCAGAAGAGCAAGCTGCAAGACTTAAGGCAGAGGAGAATGCAATGTTAGCTCAAATGAGATCAGATGATGAAATACGAAAACTCAGAGAACATCTTGAGAAGGCACATGAAGAACTTCGCAAGCGAGGTGAAGGTCGTTGTGCCATTCTTTGA
- the LOC100799920 gene encoding uncharacterized protein isoform X1 yields the protein MPDLPFQVGDLAESKCFQGGYRGAWFRCKIRDIRTKNAVISHLLEYIDYPDQKPSWIKLYQKPLTNIGKSKGFNKELMLRPSFPTLSYESEKLDVNTISEVIVIVNNIWKVGDLVDWFADGCYWSGSVTKILGNDKVQIDLLPPPMGEGLSYDALSKDLRPSLDWCPEEGWTVPVPMPMLQGGECRQPCARIMNPANSDGTVKVGQHMARTVSSPLSLNLKDCPERSTARRKQCNNARNDMEIDESGSKVESVCFSSNVSNPHIMDASIENSEKATINGGYNEYPTKKRSDRSLCLNSMSSNTVEAAIIDLEELVNRIKWLRDVLNLRVPPLSYTKQPSWEFSQHHAPCK from the exons ATGCCTGATCTTCCATTCCAAGTTGGGGATTTGGCTGAGTCAAAATGCTTTCAAGGTGGTTATCGCGGTGCATGGTTTAGATGCAAG aTTAGAGATATCCGCACAAAAAATGCTGTCATATCCCATCTATTGGAGTATATTGACTACCCTGATCAAA AGCCAAGTTGGATCAAGTTGTATCAAAAGCCTCTAACTAATATTGGCAAGTCAAAGGGCTTCAACAAGGAATTGATGCTGCGACCTTCATTTCCTACTCTTTCTTATGAAAGTGAAAAGCTTGATGTGAATACCATATCAGAAGTGATTGTTATTGTTAATAACATATGGAAGGTTGGGGACTTGGTAGATTGGTTTGCAGATGGTTGCTATTGGTCTGGAAGTGTGACCAAAATATTGGGAAATGATAAAGTTCAG ATTGATTTGCTACCTCCTCCAATGGGTGAAGGGTTATCTTATGATGCATTAAGCAAGGATCTGCGCCCATCTTTGGACTGGTGTCCAGAAGAAGGTTGGACTGTGCCTGTTCCTATGCCTATG TTGCAGGGTGGTGAATGCAGGCAACCTTGTGCTCGTATAATGAATCCAGCAAATTCAG ATGGAACAGTAAAGGTTGGCCAGCATATGGCAAGGACAgtttcttctcctttgtctttaaATTTGAAAGACTGTCCAGAAAGATCCACTGCGAGGAGAAAGCAATGCAACAATGCTAGAAATGATATGGAGATTGATGAGTCTGGTAGTAAAGTTGAAAGTGTTTGTTTCTCAAGTAACGTTTCAAATCCGCACATAATGGATGCATCAATTGAGAATTCGGAAAAGGCTACCATCAATGGTGGATATAATGAGTATCCCACAAAGAAGAGGAGCGACAGAAGCCTTTGTCTGAATTCCATGTCTTCCAATACGGTAGAAGCTGCAATCATAGACTTGGAGGAACTTGTGAATAGGATTAAATGGTTAAGGGATGTGTTGAATTTGAGGGTGCCGCCTTTATCGTATACTAAACAGCCTTCTTGGGAGTTTTCACAACATCATGCACCATGCAAATAA
- the LOC100799920 gene encoding uncharacterized protein isoform X3 — protein sequence MQEPSWIKLYQKPLTNIGKSKGFNKELMLRPSFPTLSYESEKLDVNTISEVIVIVNNIWKVGDLVDWFADGCYWSGSVTKILGNDKVQIDLLPPPMGEGLSYDALSKDLRPSLDWCPEEGWTVPVPMPMLQGGECRQPCARIMNPANSDGTVKVGQHMARTVSSPLSLNLKDCPERSTARRKQCNNARNDMEIDESGSKVESVCFSSNVSNPHIMDASIENSEKATINGGYNEYPTKKRSDRSLCLNSMSSNTVEAAIIDLEELVNRIKWLRDVLNLRVPPLSYTKQPSWEFSQHHAPCK from the exons ATGCAAG AGCCAAGTTGGATCAAGTTGTATCAAAAGCCTCTAACTAATATTGGCAAGTCAAAGGGCTTCAACAAGGAATTGATGCTGCGACCTTCATTTCCTACTCTTTCTTATGAAAGTGAAAAGCTTGATGTGAATACCATATCAGAAGTGATTGTTATTGTTAATAACATATGGAAGGTTGGGGACTTGGTAGATTGGTTTGCAGATGGTTGCTATTGGTCTGGAAGTGTGACCAAAATATTGGGAAATGATAAAGTTCAG ATTGATTTGCTACCTCCTCCAATGGGTGAAGGGTTATCTTATGATGCATTAAGCAAGGATCTGCGCCCATCTTTGGACTGGTGTCCAGAAGAAGGTTGGACTGTGCCTGTTCCTATGCCTATG TTGCAGGGTGGTGAATGCAGGCAACCTTGTGCTCGTATAATGAATCCAGCAAATTCAG ATGGAACAGTAAAGGTTGGCCAGCATATGGCAAGGACAgtttcttctcctttgtctttaaATTTGAAAGACTGTCCAGAAAGATCCACTGCGAGGAGAAAGCAATGCAACAATGCTAGAAATGATATGGAGATTGATGAGTCTGGTAGTAAAGTTGAAAGTGTTTGTTTCTCAAGTAACGTTTCAAATCCGCACATAATGGATGCATCAATTGAGAATTCGGAAAAGGCTACCATCAATGGTGGATATAATGAGTATCCCACAAAGAAGAGGAGCGACAGAAGCCTTTGTCTGAATTCCATGTCTTCCAATACGGTAGAAGCTGCAATCATAGACTTGGAGGAACTTGTGAATAGGATTAAATGGTTAAGGGATGTGTTGAATTTGAGGGTGCCGCCTTTATCGTATACTAAACAGCCTTCTTGGGAGTTTTCACAACATCATGCACCATGCAAATAA
- the LOC100799920 gene encoding uncharacterized protein isoform X2 has translation MPDLPFQVGDLAESKCFQGGYRGAWFRCKIRDIRTKNAVISHLLEYIDYPDQKPSWIKLYQKPLTNIGKSKGFNKELMLRPSFPTLSYESEKLDVNTISEVIVIVNNIWKVGDLVDWFADGCYWSGSVTKILGNDKVQIDLLPPPMGEGLSYDALSKDLRPSLDWCPEEGWTVPVPMPMGGECRQPCARIMNPANSDGTVKVGQHMARTVSSPLSLNLKDCPERSTARRKQCNNARNDMEIDESGSKVESVCFSSNVSNPHIMDASIENSEKATINGGYNEYPTKKRSDRSLCLNSMSSNTVEAAIIDLEELVNRIKWLRDVLNLRVPPLSYTKQPSWEFSQHHAPCK, from the exons ATGCCTGATCTTCCATTCCAAGTTGGGGATTTGGCTGAGTCAAAATGCTTTCAAGGTGGTTATCGCGGTGCATGGTTTAGATGCAAG aTTAGAGATATCCGCACAAAAAATGCTGTCATATCCCATCTATTGGAGTATATTGACTACCCTGATCAAA AGCCAAGTTGGATCAAGTTGTATCAAAAGCCTCTAACTAATATTGGCAAGTCAAAGGGCTTCAACAAGGAATTGATGCTGCGACCTTCATTTCCTACTCTTTCTTATGAAAGTGAAAAGCTTGATGTGAATACCATATCAGAAGTGATTGTTATTGTTAATAACATATGGAAGGTTGGGGACTTGGTAGATTGGTTTGCAGATGGTTGCTATTGGTCTGGAAGTGTGACCAAAATATTGGGAAATGATAAAGTTCAG ATTGATTTGCTACCTCCTCCAATGGGTGAAGGGTTATCTTATGATGCATTAAGCAAGGATCTGCGCCCATCTTTGGACTGGTGTCCAGAAGAAGGTTGGACTGTGCCTGTTCCTATGCCTATG GGTGGTGAATGCAGGCAACCTTGTGCTCGTATAATGAATCCAGCAAATTCAG ATGGAACAGTAAAGGTTGGCCAGCATATGGCAAGGACAgtttcttctcctttgtctttaaATTTGAAAGACTGTCCAGAAAGATCCACTGCGAGGAGAAAGCAATGCAACAATGCTAGAAATGATATGGAGATTGATGAGTCTGGTAGTAAAGTTGAAAGTGTTTGTTTCTCAAGTAACGTTTCAAATCCGCACATAATGGATGCATCAATTGAGAATTCGGAAAAGGCTACCATCAATGGTGGATATAATGAGTATCCCACAAAGAAGAGGAGCGACAGAAGCCTTTGTCTGAATTCCATGTCTTCCAATACGGTAGAAGCTGCAATCATAGACTTGGAGGAACTTGTGAATAGGATTAAATGGTTAAGGGATGTGTTGAATTTGAGGGTGCCGCCTTTATCGTATACTAAACAGCCTTCTTGGGAGTTTTCACAACATCATGCACCATGCAAATAA